The genomic stretch tacctaccattgattattctaccttccattttactatcatattatttcaccaattaccaatCTCTAATTATCACTCTcggtaatatcataaatttcccaagaattaaaatcataggctaaaatgatcatcaaaataatctatttaaatattttgaaaattccgAGGCGCTACAACACCATCTCGTCAAATAGGCCTTTCAAACTTAGTGTTTGGAAGAATTCTCAATACTTCTctcatttttaagaaaaatgcttcATTTCCTCGTCGGGTCCTTCTCCAATCCtctcacttttcaaaattattattggatatGTGGGACTATATGAATCTCACACATGgactccacaaatttaatggtgaattttgAAAAGTGAGAGAATATAAGAAGAATGAGGAGAGAATGTATATCACTTCTccatttttaattcaattatgaTCAATAGTGGGAATGATCTCCCATATAACCCTTTCTCACACTATTAGTTTTTTCAAAGTAGCCCCATGGACCGACAAATATggcactttttatttatttatttattttttgtgtaaaactgtcattcataaaataaaaagggtattACAAGACATACATAAAGCTAAAACAAGCTTTGACAAGAAGCTAAAAACAAGTTTAGACAAAATAACCCATTTCAGACATACCACTAGAACCTCAATTAAGGTGAAAGTGGATATCACCTACAAAGGTAGCAAATGAAAGCTGCGGCGCAATATGATGGCTACTACCATTAGGAGTACGAATATCCCTATCAAACATCTAATAATGCTTCCTAAGAAGCAGTGAAGATTTAgatgaaaaagaacaaaaatatatatatatgaagcctCATTGTCTAGGAaggaaactatatatatatatatatatatatatatatatatatatatatatatatatatatatatatatatatatattttttccttcctAGACAATGTAAAGCCCAACCGATTAGGGTTAGCAAAACCTCATCCAGGATAGACCACTAGCACCTCAAAGAACtggaaagaaaccaaaaagaaaaaaaatatctagtTCACAGACAAAGATTCTGAAGCCCAACTGGATCGCGTTAAACACTAAGCAacatacaaacaaaaaattacagaaagttacgcaaaataacaagaaaaactcaaaaaacagTGGCTGCGATGGAGGAAGGcgtgggggtggggggtgggaAGCTGCTCCCCAGCACATTAGATCCACTCACAAGAGTGTGTGGTCCACGCATCAGCGCATGGCGGTCAGTTGGGGCCGTAGAGAGCTTCGTCAGAAAGTTGGAACACTGGTGATGATGGAGGATGAGCTCGTTTCTGGCTAGGGCTgatggagagaaagagattggGCTTTGAAAAAGCCAATCTTCAAGACTACATAGATCCAGCTGGTGAAGCGATTGTGGAGACGATCCATGACAGGAGTGAAGTGGGAGAAGACGATCTATTGCGGTTGTTGTTTCGTGAGGGTTAGGAATAAATCTTGATAAACAATAGATCTAGAGAAAACTCTAGAGAAAAATGATTTCTCTTATGAAGAGAGAAGCTCAAAAGGAAAAgcagcaaaaaaaataaaaatgaggggTGGGAGGAAGAGGGCAAACTAGAGGGGTGAGAGGAGGAGGGTTCACTCCTCCTCAAGCTTTTTCGGTTGTGCTAGAGACATGAGAGAGAAGACAGAGTTTTCGTActtaaagggtttttttttttttattattattattatttgacaaATATGACACTTGGATACatcaaaattactatttatattaaaaaagctATTTTGTTAGCGTTGACCGTTGTATTGGATGGAAAAGTGGTCACGTGTAAGTTCGACcaaattcttcttaaaataCTCACATTTTGACAATTGAAATGCCGGAATTGCCCATCTATAataatcattgaaaaaaaaaaaaattaaacttactttaaaaaaaaagggatacaTGACACCAACAAATGTTGCAAAATTCGTTGGAAATTCAATGGAAAGACCAATTTCAAATTTGCGAAAAGGCGTTTTGACTCAAAAATTTATCTtatattttgtcaaaagaaaattaGGGTGGTTCATCCAACCGGCCCAACCCTATCttcaagaatttttgtttttcaatttgttttttttttgtttttttgttttttaattttttactgattaaaattataaaaggacaaatatgatttttcaatgGTCACAATGCTTGTATTTTTGgaagattttgatcaaattagtCACTTGCAAGGCATATGACCAATTTTCCATTTGATGGGTCTAAGTGCTACAATTGTCTTATCGTGAGGCTGTTctgaaaataattaatagttGAAGGGgcttgattatatatatttacctcTTATTGTAATCATATACCACATGACaaccccccaccaaaaaaagaaagaaaagcaatttcatttatttgttactattcaatttttttaaatatatttaagaaataaattataacaTAAGATGATTAATTAATACTATGCATACTAATTACTgcttcaaattttaaacttcCCATATCTTTCCTAgccataaaatttttaaaaataaattgaaccaaggagagaaaaaagaaaaagaagaaaatgtggCCGACCAAAGAGCAGACTCAGTAACCCCACCAAGTTAGAGCATGTTTGTTATTGTGTTTAAGAACTAGAGTTTtgagtcaaaaaaatatttttttgaaaaaaaaaacttcatttttaagcttttgctaaaaagtGTGTTTGagcaatttttaggttttttggatccttaaaaacacttttacttattttttggggaaactttagaaaatccccctgaacttccagccattTTGACATACGCCCtatgaatttccaaaactctcacttaggccccctgaactttgattttctctcactttggacctttttaactttttatacccattttaccctcaactaaaactacgtcgttttagACTCaatcaaaactacgtcgttttgtacTAAAAAACGTcaccgttttgggcttcaaaactacatcaccacccaacccaaaacaacgttgttttgagtataatattttttttaaaaaaaaaacaaaatcaagggTGGCTCAGGctggtctgggggtggccggaccacccccttggtcATGGGGGTGAAaagccaccaaaaaaaaaaataataagcagGGGGGGATAGGGGGTGGGGGACCACCCCGGGTGGTCCTAGGCCACCCCAAAGCACTgatcccctttttttctttttttttttttggcaaagtgGTTCGATACCCCGTTAACCAAAGGGTGGCTGACTACcccaaatttcttttcttttttttttgaaacttttttttttaatttttaattttttttattgtttttaaatttatttatttatttattttgcttttcttaaaaaaaaaaaaaaaaaaaagcctaaaacgatgtcgttttgggcaaGGTAGGTGTTataattttaggacacaaacaACGTAATTTTGGATAAGGGTAAAataggtataaaaagtcaaattgtttgactttaacattaaaagggtccaaagtaaGAGAAAACTAAAGTGCAGGGgacctaagtgagagttttgaaaatttaggggAGTTTGTCAAAAtcgctggaagttcaggggggcttctGAAGTTTTTCAAACGGggtttttaagtgttaaactcacttttatatcaaacaaacccttaagaTTCATCGTCCGTGGTTATAGGACCGGGTAGTAGTGTTCGAGGCTATTTGGGAccgcgtttgagaaataaagcttttaagtcaaaaagagtttttgggtaaaatgtttatttttaagtttttgttaaaaatgcgttttggtcatttttaggcttttttgacccttaaaagctgttctaatttttttaccgaacaaatatatatatttttttcaaacgtacttttttagtattaaaaatatttttaagctcttcaaacacaatcccaaataaACTCTTCGTGTTGCAGAGAAAGTGATAAATTCAATtccttttcatctttttttgatTATGGAGGACACAATTTGCGCaattgggtttctttttttgtctgttTGGTAATAAATACACGTCCAAGGAACCGTTTTTGTAACACAACAGGGCTGCGCTGTGTAGTGTGCTCGCCAACTCACAAAACCCAGCTCATACTCACTGATTAGATGGATTCAAACGCGCGATTAACCTTTCCTTTTTgcaatatttaataatttagggGTGTTATTAAGGAATTTGCTGATTAGTCCAGAGCAGAATATTCCCCCACCCATTGAGGGGCTGTTTGGACTGATTTGCCAATTACTATTCCTGTCATCTTCTCCATTATTGATGCACCCCTCACTCTGATGGGTTTCATTGATCCAAGTTTCTGAACGCCGGGTATTAcgattttctttgttttttgtttttttgtttttggttaaaGCAAATTATTGAAGGGTGTGATGAACAAAAGAATGACATATAACTGAAAATCGACGAGGAAGCTGACGTGCTGGGCAAAGAGAGAGCCATAAGGGGCAGGTGTCTCTGTTGCAAAAGGCCAAGCTGTGTTTCCCTTGGCCTTCTCTCTTTACTTTTCTCTCCGGCGAATGAGATCATTTGCTTTTTTCTGTTTGCATTTCCTTGTctgggtattaaaaaaaaactcatccgCGACCCATTAGACCAAACTTTTGACGCCAAGTGACTGCAGAGGCCCGTGCTTTTTTCTGCGTTCCACGATAGATTTCCTGAAGGTGATATAACCGCTGGTTTTGCTCTCATATTGGATTTGGACAATTTGGTTTGATTTGCTTCTTGTTTCTCTTGTGTTTGTTGCTTTGCTGTATCGAGTGTTAGTGAATCAGTGATCCATTGGTCTAATACCAATAACCACGATTCCCTGCCCTATAGGTGTTAACACTTGTGGGATCAgtttttgttgaatttggtGAACTGGGTTAACATGAATCGATTTGAATGTTTGATCTGTGatctgtttttctctctttcaggTTGGTCTATAAGAGAGTGAGAGGATTACTATCAAATTTTGAGGAAATATGAACGGAGCCGTGCTTGTGGCTATTGTTGCTGCTATTGGTAACTTGTTACAAGGATGGGACAATGCGACTATCGCAGGTAATTTACTGTTTCAAACATGTTTTGAAGGCATGGAAATGCTTTTTGTAGTCTTTTTCGGTCATTAAAAGTTGATTCTTTAGATTGAAAAGTTGTCAGTTTGGTGCTTCAGAGATTTGTTTGGGATTGTTTTCTGTAATTAAATCTACTTTATGGGTAATCCATATCTTTCCTTGCTATtccaaaaatttcaactttttcctTATGAAACACATGAGATTTAGCTATTAAATCACATGCTTGAAAggctttttctgtttttgctgCAGGGTCTGTTTTGTACATAAAGAGGGAATTCAATTTAGAGAGTGAACCCACTATAGAAGGGCTAATTGTGGCGATGTCACTTATTGGAGCCACTTTGATTACAACATGCTCTGGAGCACTAGCAGACTGGCTAGGCCGCCGTCCTCTGATGATAATCTCATCTgtcctttattttattagtggTCTTGTAATGCTGTGGTCTCCCAATGTTTATGTCCTATTATTTGCTAGGCTTTTAGATGGATTTGGAGTTGGTTTGGCTGTTACTCTAGTTCCAGTTTATATATCAGAGACAGCGCCACCTGAAATAAGGGGATCACTGAATACCCTCCCCCAGTTCACTGGTTCTGGGGGTATGTTTATGTCGTATTGCATGGTGTTTGGGATGTCGTTGACGAAAACACCGAGCTGGAGGTTGATGCTGGGGATCCTTTCTGTTCCTTCTCTTGTTTACTTTGTATTGGCAATATTATTCTTGCCAGAGTCTCCACGGTGGCTTGTTAGTAAAGGGCGGATGCTTGAGGCAAAGCAGGTTTTGCAGAGGCTGCGTGGCAGAGAAGATGTATCTGGTTAGTTGTTACTTTCTTTCTACATAAATTGTTGGTTGTtgcctcaaataaaaaaacttgaTTTTATTTACATGGAGAGTTGATTTTCGAATGGAGCCTTAATATTGATTTATGCAAAGTTATAGGCTTTTAGATTTTGCATCAAGGAACTTGATTAATTCTCTTCAGAACAACTGCACTGAAAATTTCTGATGGCTGATTAGCTAcataatggaaaataaatgatCCTTTTGGcttacaaaattcaaaaaccacAATTTTCTTTGTTACATCTTCTTTGACATTTCAGTTCTTTTCTGGGTGATTACTTTTGAACTCCCTGTTGCTCGTATACATTAGATATGTTGAACATTTCTCactttatgaaaaatattggAGTTGAATTGCCCAATGTTTCCTTTCCCGAGACTCTTGCACTCGAGTCCTCCTTTGGTTTCAAGAGCATCATATTAATGCATACCACTATCTATTGTGTGAGTCAGTGCTTGTGCAGAGGTGGATGTGTGGATTAGAATTTTTATGCCATAAATTACAACAGAGATGGTGGCGACATATTGCTttgagagaaaaggaaaaaagaaccaTCTCCTTTTCAATTTACGACAAATTGGccaatttaatttcaagaaCAATTATTCAATTGTTAATGGTTGTCTTGTTCTTCCTTGTGCATGTCATTTCTGTTTCATAACTTTCTCCTTGGTGTTACTGCTCCATTTGCATCTGCAATGatgttttggatttttcttaTGCTTTTAGAAGAGTATAGGTGGAAAATCCAATCACTGCCTTCTATTTGCTTCATTATATTGACTATTTGATAACTGATGATGCACTATTTGGATGTCTTGGATTCTCAAATGTTCAGGTGAGATGGCTTTACTGGTTGAGGGTCTTGGTGTTGGGGGTGAAACAACTTTCGAGGAGTACATAATTGGCCCAGGCAATGACCTCATGGATGAACATGATCTATCCGGTGAAAAGGATCTAATAAAGTTATATGCCCCTGAGGAGGGTCTCTCCTGGGTTGCCAGACCTGTCACTGGACAGAGTACTGTTGGCCTTGTTTCTCGGCATGGAAGCATGGCCAGTAAGAGTGGGCTCATAGATCCTCTTGTCACCCTCTTTGGCAGTGTTCATGAAAAATTCCCTGAAACCGGAAGCATGCGAAGCATGCTTTTTCCACACTTTGGCAGCATGTTCAGCGTGGGAGGAAATCAACCCAGACAGGAAGAGTGGGACGAGGAGAGTCTTGCCAGAGACGGTGAGGATTATGTATCTGATGCTGCTGCTGGCGATTCTGATGACAATTTGCAGAGTCCGTTGATCTCACGTCAGACAACAAGCATGGACAAGGACTTGGGACCTCCTCCCCATGGCAGCCTTTCAAGCATGCAGCATGGCAGTATTGCACAAGGGAATGCTGGAGAACCAGTCGGTAGCATGGGGATTGGTGGCGGTTGGCAGCTGGCATGGAAATGGTCTGAAAGGGAAGGCAGCGATGGCAAGAAGGAAGGAGGGTTTAAAAGAATTTATTTGCACCAAGAGGGTGTACCTGGATCTCGGCGTGGGTCTCTAGTTTCTATTCCTGGGGGTGATGTCCCAGCAGATGGTGAGTTCATCCAGGCTGCTGCTTTGGTGAGTCAACCTGCTCTTTATTCTGCAGAGCTTATGAATCAGCAGCCAGTTGGACCAGCTATGGTTCACCCATCAGAAACAGCTGCCAAAGGACCAAGTTGGAGTGTTCTTTTTGAACCAGGAGTGAAACATGCGTTGGCTGTTGGGGTGGGAATTCAAATACTTCAGCAGGTAAACAAATAGTATCTACTGGTGAACTTCTACAGTTCTGGTAGTTTCTTCTGTAAAAACTTAGAACAATGACTTTCAGTTGGTCTTTGTGGTTAATGGCATGCAATATGAGCTGATGTGAATTAGGAACTATTACACATTTCTACTCATGCATGTTGACCAATTTTGAGcttggtatatatataggaataaTTCAGGGATGGGTGGATTGCCTGACAAATTGAATCTTTTtgataaattagaaaaatcGAATAAGGAACTGCCttgttctcttcttttctagataaatttggatttttcaatttttaatacatttcatgatttatttaaatatttagtATCATGAATTTTATAGGAGTTTTTGCGGTAGACTGACTTGTTGCTAGGGAAATGTATTACTTTCTGTTTCGTTGTTGCAGAATTTGGTGcttagatttttgttatatgtaTGCAGTTCTCTGGCATAAATGGGGTTCTCTACTACACACCTCAAATTCTCGAGGAGGCAGGAGTTGGAGTTCTTCTTTCAAATATAGGCATTAGTTCAGCTTCTGCATCTCTGCTTATTAGTGCACTGACAACTTTGTTGATGCTTCCTTCTATAGCTGTTGCCATGAGGCTCATGGATATCTCTGGCAGGAGGTAATTTTATTCCTCTTTTTGTTCATAATCTTTGGTATCTTAGTtgaatggacaaaaatttccatTGACATAATGCTTGTAGATTTTCTCTCGTTTCAAAATGTAAATCCCTAATGCTTTATTCCTTGTACACGGCAGTTGCATAATTGCTATCCCTATTGATTTGCTTCAGTTCTGAGGAAAACCCAAAGCATTCTCTCTTTCCACTTAAAGACATGTCTTATATATTAACTTACTACCGCAGTTTGGTGGCCTTTCGGGAACTCACACACGCGCACACATAAATTTGTGTTTGCATGAATTTCTTACTTGTGGCTCAAATTCCTTTGGAATGACATGGAAGATACCACTAAATGCTAATATCTCATTTCAACataaaatcaatatataaaattctGTTATTTGAGTTTGCTATGGAGTTTGTTAGTTTAATGCGAATTACTGTACATTTTCTATcaattgcttttgttgtttcttttttggttcaTCTTAATGTTTGCTTCTTTGGTTTTCCCATTTCAGGAGCTTACTGCTCACCACAATACCTATCTTGATATTATCTCTCATAATCCTAGTCGTTGGAAGTCTTGTGGATATGGGGAAAGTTGTGAACGCGTCGATCTCGACTGTTAGTGTTGTGCTCTACTTCTGTACCTTTGTCATGGGGTTTGGGCCAGTCCCCAACATACTCTGCGCCGAGATCTTCCCCACCCGAGTTCGCGGCCTCTGCATTGCCATATGTGCCCTCACATTTTGGATAGGTGACATCATTGTCACCTACTCACTGCCAGTGATGCTCAAATCCATTGGCCTTGCTGGTGTTTTTGGGATGTATGCTGTCGTGTGCGTCATATCATGGGTGTTTGTTTACATGAAAGTCCCAGAAACCAAGGGCATGCCCCTTGAAGTGATTACCGAGTTCTTCTCAGTTGGTGCAAAGCAGGCTGCAGCCATTAAGAACAATTGACTTGGTCACTGAtggataaaaaattttgacgagTACTGTTGTCTTTCTGGTTTCATTTgggttctcttttttctttgggctATGGAAAGCTTGATTTTCTGTATAAAATGATCGTTCTTTTACTACTTAGTTTATAACTGATATGAATGCCTTAAAAGttattcttttggttttttttcgCTCTGTTCAAAGTTGAGATTGTTGAATGCCTTCTTGTAATGCTAGGCTGATGGCAGAGGTGATGCCAGCTTGAGGAATGAGGATGATTTATGGTAAGTTCATTACAGTGTGAATTGCAATTTGCAATTCTTTCTTTTACATTTGGCATTTAGAGCAACATGGCGGGCCAGAGGAGAACCTTACCAAATTTGTAATGAGCCAATTTTTGCTTAGAAATTAGAATCCTATGCTTAGAAATTCATTTCTCACCTCGAATATGAGTTGAGAGTGAAGTGACGTTTCAGCGGATCTTGATATAAATGTaacataaaactacaaaacccaaaaactttATATCCTTGTTTAGCCTTCCGGATGCTCAAGCAATAATGGTGTTAAATTTGGAAGAGCAAAGCGGAATTGTTTAAACAGGTGTTTGGACAGTTCATAATTTGTTTGGACAGGTCACAAGGGAATTATATAGAAAGTCTCATTCAATTGTTTGCCCTAATTGAGTTGTCGAAGTTCATTTGTCCGAAGATATATTCGGACAACCTAAAACCTGTTTGGGCGCGTGAAGTTTATTGATTTCTAAATATCTGATGTAGtttaagtacaatcttaactATGTATATAAAAGCTCTCTTAAACACTTTCTCATTGCAATTCGGTTTTTTAGAATGAATTTTACCCATGCACCACGTTATGGGTTCAAGTCACAAAATAAGCGACCTATAAAATAGAGGTAATGCTTGGCAAACAACACAGGGTTTTCACGGCACTGTTGGTGGGTTTTGGGGGAATGTGCTGCATCAGATACTTACATTGGCTGTCGCAAAGACTGGGTGATGAGACCGGGCAACATCAGATACTCACTACCGATTGAAAAATTTTGGATGTGTAAATTACTCTTTTATCCTTCAGGCCAAAGCACCAAAAATAGCCTTAGAAACTTCTCCCCAATGTGAGGTGAAGTGAGGGTGTTATGATCTTTCCACTCGGCTGGCTTATTGAATACCTCAAAGAATTCACGCCTTTTCTGTTTTGTTGCAGACTTTTACAATAATCGATGTCTAACTCTTGTGCCATCGTCATTTTTCACCAACAATGCTGTGGAACCGTCTACAACCGGTGTCGTTTGAcgtttgccaaacaaggccagAGTAAGCTATACGGATTAATTGGCATAatttaagtataattttaaccatttttatataaGACACTAAACGATCAAAGCTCTCCCCCGATTGGGCTCTCCCCCGATTGGGCCCGGTGGGAGCAAAGCTGTGGGTCCGAATAGTTGGTGGTTTCTTACGATTAACATTTGTATAAGGGTAGCCATCATTGCAGAGCATTTGAGGGAGAACCCACCTTACAAAAGTGTCTTTTCCTCAACCCCTTTTGCTTTCGTTACAAAATATTAGACTTAAGATATATGCGTACGCATGAAATCATACATCACCATGACACCATGTAGTGTAGCCATGCATGCCTAGAATGAGACCTTTCTATTTTGAGAGGCCTCATTAACTAACGGTAGGATCCACACGATTTAGCTGCCCACACCTGTTTGAGAGCTCTCGTTAAACTTTTCCTTGGGTGTGCGgtgtaccattttttttttttaattattttgtattctttttaaaattatgaataaGTTTAGCATAAAACAAAATAGGAAAACATGTTGGAATGAcgaattaaattaaatataatacaGAATTTATGTTTGGGTGAGAGTGATATTTGATGGAATCCAACCGTTACAAACAAAAGATAATGGGTGAAGTAAAAGAGAACACgccgataattttttttttttaatattaaaaaattaaaaaataaaataaaatggcctGACGTGCCGGCGTGCTTAGAATCACAGCCCAAAGATAATAGTTGACAGATGAAGTACAATAAATGCCTTTCCCAATCATATTAATGCCTaacagagttttttttttttttttttttttgatatgtggttttttttttaataatatgtaatatgtatataaatttttaataaaatttattttaattttgtttttacaattaaaaaaatatgcatttttcaCATGCTTAAGGTACACATGTCATGGgcttcaaagattttttttttttgagcctCTCTCTAGCCCCCTCccctctctgctagggtttcatctctaacAGCCGTCGGACCCCTCCGACCCTCCTCTCCTCTTCCTCTTTTGCCTCCCCCATCCCTTCCCATCACCCTCTTTCGCTTAGCAAGCTAACTTATTTACCTTATGCCCCTAGCTCTTTGGacgatttttttccttttccctcctCTCCGCCTCTTCCCTCTCCTTTAGTCtctagttgtttttgtttctttttgtatttgcttttgttgttttttctccTTATTTAGGCACGTTTTGTGTGTGATGCTCTtagggtttcactcaaacttccccctctATTTGAGTGTG from Corylus avellana chromosome ca1, CavTom2PMs-1.0 encodes the following:
- the LOC132187851 gene encoding monosaccharide-sensing protein 2-like, which produces MNGAVLVAIVAAIGNLLQGWDNATIAGSVLYIKREFNLESEPTIEGLIVAMSLIGATLITTCSGALADWLGRRPLMIISSVLYFISGLVMLWSPNVYVLLFARLLDGFGVGLAVTLVPVYISETAPPEIRGSLNTLPQFTGSGGMFMSYCMVFGMSLTKTPSWRLMLGILSVPSLVYFVLAILFLPESPRWLVSKGRMLEAKQVLQRLRGREDVSGEMALLVEGLGVGGETTFEEYIIGPGNDLMDEHDLSGEKDLIKLYAPEEGLSWVARPVTGQSTVGLVSRHGSMASKSGLIDPLVTLFGSVHEKFPETGSMRSMLFPHFGSMFSVGGNQPRQEEWDEESLARDGEDYVSDAAAGDSDDNLQSPLISRQTTSMDKDLGPPPHGSLSSMQHGSIAQGNAGEPVGSMGIGGGWQLAWKWSEREGSDGKKEGGFKRIYLHQEGVPGSRRGSLVSIPGGDVPADGEFIQAAALVSQPALYSAELMNQQPVGPAMVHPSETAAKGPSWSVLFEPGVKHALAVGVGIQILQQFSGINGVLYYTPQILEEAGVGVLLSNIGISSASASLLISALTTLLMLPSIAVAMRLMDISGRRSLLLTTIPILILSLIILVVGSLVDMGKVVNASISTVSVVLYFCTFVMGFGPVPNILCAEIFPTRVRGLCIAICALTFWIGDIIVTYSLPVMLKSIGLAGVFGMYAVVCVISWVFVYMKVPETKGMPLEVITEFFSVGAKQAAAIKNN